In Acidimicrobiales bacterium, the following are encoded in one genomic region:
- a CDS encoding site-2 protease family protein: MGPAPGRGGRNQVGQLILLAVVALVVYEIVHNHRITSDEVIFFCVLIPSVILHEVSHGAVALMFGDDTAKRAGRLTLNPVSHVDPIGTVILPAILVLSGHPAFGYAKPVPVNVRRLRNARNASLVVSLAGPAVNIVLAGLAALALRRWSISPFGPPPLGWRVVLALGEANVILAVFNLIPIPPLDGSAVVERLLPARWWPGYLRIRQYSLLIVLAIVFLRPSILNGLFDPVLNWWGHLA; this comes from the coding sequence ATGGGGCCGGCCCCGGGACGGGGCGGACGCAACCAGGTCGGCCAGCTGATCCTCCTGGCCGTCGTGGCCCTGGTCGTCTACGAGATCGTCCACAACCACCGGATCACCTCCGACGAGGTCATCTTCTTCTGCGTGCTGATCCCGTCGGTGATCCTCCACGAGGTGTCCCACGGGGCGGTCGCGCTGATGTTCGGGGACGACACCGCCAAGCGGGCGGGGCGGCTGACCCTCAACCCGGTCAGCCACGTCGACCCGATCGGAACGGTGATCCTGCCGGCCATCCTGGTCCTGAGCGGTCATCCCGCCTTCGGCTACGCCAAGCCCGTCCCGGTCAACGTCCGGCGGCTGCGCAACGCCCGCAACGCCAGCCTGGTGGTGAGCCTGGCCGGCCCGGCGGTGAACATCGTGCTGGCCGGGTTGGCCGCCCTGGCCCTCCGGCGGTGGAGCATCAGCCCCTTCGGACCGCCGCCTCTGGGATGGCGCGTGGTGTTGGCGCTCGGAGAGGCCAACGTCATCCTGGCCGTGTTCAACCTGATCCCGATCCCGCCTCTCGACGGGTCGGCGGTGGTCGAGCGGCTCCTGCCCGCCCGCTGGTGGCCGGGCTACCTCCGGATCCGCCAGTACTCGCTGCTGATCGTGCTGGCCATCGTGTTCCTGCGGCCCAGCATCCTGAACGGCCTGTTCGATCCCGTCCTGAACTGGTGGGGCCACCTGGCGTGA
- the trpS gene encoding tryptophan--tRNA ligase — protein MPPPPPRSRPRVLSGVQPSGDLHLGNYLGAFRNWVADQHDHDALYCIVDLHALTLDHDPAVLADKTLDVARWLLAAGLDPGTCTLFVQSHVPEHTELCWLLECTATFGELRRMTQFKDKSGGQESVRVGLFTYPVLMAADILVYDADRVPVGDDQRQHLELARNVAQRFNSRYGETFVVPDAAIPRVGARVMDLQEPTSKMSKSTGTDAGLVYLADDPAVIERKIKRAVTDSGADVVFDPVNRPGLANLIQLLAAATGREPADVAAGYTQYGPLKADAAAAVVEMLRPAQERYRELASEPGELTAILAEGAARARQVASATVARAREAMGLLPPRRD, from the coding sequence ATGCCCCCGCCCCCGCCGCGGTCCCGGCCGCGGGTCCTCTCCGGGGTGCAGCCGTCCGGGGACCTCCACCTGGGCAACTACCTGGGCGCCTTCCGCAACTGGGTGGCCGACCAGCACGATCACGACGCCCTCTACTGCATCGTCGACCTCCACGCCCTCACCCTCGACCACGACCCGGCGGTGCTGGCCGACAAGACCCTCGACGTGGCCCGGTGGCTCCTCGCCGCCGGTCTCGACCCCGGAACCTGCACGCTGTTCGTGCAGAGCCACGTGCCCGAGCACACCGAGCTGTGCTGGCTGCTCGAGTGCACGGCCACCTTCGGGGAGCTGCGCCGGATGACGCAGTTCAAGGACAAGAGCGGGGGCCAGGAGAGCGTCCGGGTGGGGCTGTTCACCTACCCGGTGCTGATGGCCGCCGACATCCTCGTCTACGACGCCGACCGGGTGCCGGTCGGCGACGACCAGCGCCAGCATCTCGAGCTGGCCCGCAACGTGGCCCAGCGCTTCAACTCGCGCTACGGGGAGACGTTCGTCGTGCCCGACGCCGCCATCCCCCGCGTGGGTGCCCGGGTGATGGATCTCCAGGAGCCGACCAGCAAGATGTCCAAGTCGACCGGCACCGACGCCGGGCTGGTGTACCTGGCCGACGACCCCGCCGTCATCGAGCGCAAGATCAAGCGGGCGGTGACCGACAGCGGCGCCGACGTGGTGTTCGACCCCGTGAACCGCCCCGGGCTGGCCAACCTGATCCAGCTGCTCGCCGCCGCCACGGGCCGGGAGCCGGCCGACGTCGCCGCCGGGTACACCCAGTACGGGCCGCTCAAGGCCGACGCCGCCGCCGCCGTGGTGGAGATGCTGCGGCCGGCCCAGGAGCGCTACCGGGAGCTGGCCTCCGAGCCTGGGGAGCTCACGGCCATCCTGGCCGAGGGGGCGGCCCGGGCCCGCCAGGTGGCGTCGGCCACCGTGGCCCGGGCCCGCGAGGCGATGGGCCTGCTCCCGCCCCGCCGCGACTAG